In Deltaproteobacteria bacterium, the following proteins share a genomic window:
- a CDS encoding tetratricopeptide repeat protein: MRKLLYVILVATLLFVGSGCSILGRRTAADKTAASSSNVSEDYFSGKQESYFQYLRAQKLLKENRVDAAVAALEQVVAYDPAAILPRVELASLYLRQGKDDLALQTAMAASKKDPASIKARIILATIYSRRNQPEKAVEQYEAILAQEPDNERAGFLLASVLAAEKNYSRAYTLLKEIVRKNPDNLMATYYLGRVALELKRPQEAEELYQRVLAARPYFEMALLDLGYLYETQARFTEAESLYKRMLEVDPDNEKALVKLGNLYLRQDRFRPALSIFQQVLAKDQTRMDVKVKVGLIHMELGDLQEAAELFRDLLVTDENNSEIHYYLGTVYEEMGNLSQALEELGKIPADSPYGLKAQISRAFILQKKGDMHGAIQCMQRAVELYSQETDAYLYLGNLYELAKQYTKAAQVLEKGLALDPDNQRLHFRLGVVFDKMGERQACVRQMEKAVALDPTDATALNYLGYTLAEMGIRLAQAEKYIKQALKLKPDDPYITDSLGWVYFKMGRHRKALKWIKKALEKLPDDPVIREHLGDAYRALGEWRQAEKAYERALELGSENRQKVEVKLQESKTKVGNRKNTQK; this comes from the coding sequence ATGAGAAAGTTGCTTTACGTAATCCTGGTGGCGACCTTGCTGTTTGTTGGCAGTGGCTGCTCCATCCTGGGCAGGAGAACCGCGGCTGACAAGACGGCAGCCTCCTCTAGCAATGTTTCGGAAGATTATTTCAGCGGTAAACAAGAGTCGTACTTCCAATATCTGCGCGCTCAGAAGTTGCTCAAAGAGAATAGAGTGGATGCTGCTGTGGCTGCATTGGAGCAGGTAGTTGCCTATGATCCGGCGGCAATCCTGCCGCGGGTTGAACTGGCTTCTCTATATCTGCGGCAGGGCAAGGATGACCTTGCTCTGCAAACAGCAATGGCAGCCAGCAAAAAGGATCCCGCCTCCATAAAAGCACGGATTATCCTGGCTACCATCTATAGCCGTCGCAATCAGCCCGAAAAGGCTGTGGAACAATATGAAGCGATTCTAGCACAAGAGCCCGACAATGAAAGAGCCGGATTCTTGCTGGCCTCGGTACTCGCTGCTGAAAAAAACTATTCAAGAGCCTACACACTTCTGAAAGAAATCGTCCGCAAGAATCCAGACAATCTCATGGCAACCTATTACCTGGGGAGAGTGGCCCTGGAGCTCAAACGCCCGCAAGAGGCGGAAGAACTCTATCAACGGGTGCTTGCTGCCCGACCATATTTTGAGATGGCCCTGTTGGATCTCGGCTATCTCTACGAGACGCAGGCGCGGTTTACAGAAGCTGAATCTCTTTACAAGAGAATGTTGGAGGTGGATCCGGATAATGAAAAAGCCCTGGTAAAACTGGGCAACTTGTATTTACGCCAGGACAGGTTCCGGCCTGCTCTGAGCATTTTCCAGCAAGTACTGGCAAAAGATCAGACAAGGATGGATGTAAAAGTGAAAGTGGGCCTGATCCACATGGAACTGGGAGATTTGCAGGAGGCTGCTGAGCTGTTCCGTGATTTGTTGGTAACCGATGAAAATAATTCCGAGATTCACTATTATCTTGGCACTGTTTATGAAGAAATGGGCAATCTGTCGCAGGCTCTGGAAGAATTGGGGAAAATTCCAGCGGACAGCCCATATGGGCTGAAAGCCCAGATCAGTCGAGCGTTCATCCTCCAGAAAAAGGGAGACATGCACGGGGCGATCCAATGCATGCAAAGGGCAGTAGAACTCTACTCTCAAGAGACCGATGCTTATCTTTACCTGGGAAATCTCTATGAACTTGCAAAGCAATACACAAAAGCGGCACAAGTACTCGAAAAAGGATTGGCTCTGGACCCGGACAATCAGCGGCTTCATTTCCGCCTGGGTGTGGTCTTCGACAAAATGGGGGAACGGCAGGCATGCGTAAGACAGATGGAAAAGGCCGTAGCATTGGATCCAACGGACGCCACAGCCCTCAACTATCTCGGCTATACCCTGGCTGAGATGGGTATAAGGTTGGCACAGGCGGAAAAGTACATTAAACAGGCACTCAAACTCAAACCTGACGACCCCTACATTACTGACAGCCTTGGCTGGGTATATTTCAAGATGGGACGCCACAGGAAGGCCCTGAAATGGATAAAGAAGGCTCTGGAGAAACTTCCAGACGATCCCGTAATTCGCGAACATCTCGGAGATGCTTACCGCGCACTTGGAGAATGGCGCCAGGCGGAAAAGGCATACGAAAGGGCCCTGGAACTGGGGAGTGAAAATCGACAAAAGGTAGAGGT
- the amrB gene encoding AmmeMemoRadiSam system protein B: protein MTAELPKIRSHLEAIPVSDQGNMQVALRDLEGLSSQTLILSPQAYFILTLLDGSHSITDIQAAYMRRFGDLLFREALEGLLRTLDDNFMLDNDRSRRQKEQLINEFRQQSTRAPYHAGLTYENDPEKLRSQLLAYFSPENGGPGFPEPAHLKRPLRALVAPHIDLRAGGPCFAHAYKALLEAQPIGTCVILGTGHEPLPHYFALSRKDFDTPLGRVAADQEFIDEFSHRSPVDLFADEFAHRREHTIEFQVVFLRLLLPDVKIVPLLCSFGVEEIGEEKEEILQVVDALRQTVALDPEGTCLLASVDLAHIGPRYGDNFRPHAGTIQHHQQEDQHLLEILLTGNAHEFARVLIQDGNRRRICGLPPLYTLLKALPGRVDGKLLYYGHTQVDQHNSFVTFASAALYSQEQS from the coding sequence ATGACTGCTGAGCTGCCGAAAATTCGCTCCCATCTGGAGGCAATTCCTGTAAGTGATCAGGGAAATATGCAGGTAGCTTTGCGAGACCTCGAGGGCCTCAGTTCCCAGACACTTATTCTCAGCCCGCAGGCTTACTTCATTCTCACCCTGCTGGATGGTTCACACAGCATTACAGACATCCAGGCTGCCTATATGCGCAGGTTCGGCGATCTGCTCTTCAGAGAAGCGCTTGAAGGTCTCCTTCGTACACTCGACGACAACTTCATGCTGGACAATGACAGGAGCCGCCGCCAGAAAGAACAGCTGATCAATGAATTTCGCCAGCAGTCAACCCGTGCTCCTTACCACGCTGGCCTCACCTATGAAAATGATCCCGAAAAACTGCGTTCACAATTGCTCGCTTACTTCAGTCCAGAAAATGGGGGGCCGGGATTTCCTGAACCAGCTCATTTGAAGCGGCCTTTACGGGCGCTGGTGGCTCCTCACATTGATCTCCGTGCCGGCGGACCTTGTTTTGCCCATGCCTACAAAGCACTGCTCGAAGCGCAACCGATTGGCACCTGCGTTATTCTTGGCACCGGTCACGAGCCTTTGCCGCACTATTTCGCCCTCAGCCGCAAGGACTTCGACACCCCCCTCGGCAGAGTTGCTGCAGATCAGGAATTCATCGATGAATTCAGCCACCGCAGCCCTGTGGACCTCTTTGCTGACGAATTTGCCCACCGCAGGGAGCACACCATTGAATTCCAGGTGGTGTTCTTGCGGCTGCTGCTGCCCGATGTGAAAATTGTCCCCCTGCTCTGCTCCTTCGGTGTGGAAGAGATCGGGGAGGAAAAGGAGGAAATCCTGCAAGTCGTTGATGCCTTGCGTCAAACAGTGGCTCTTGACCCTGAAGGAACCTGTCTGTTGGCCAGTGTGGATCTTGCCCACATCGGCCCACGATATGGGGACAATTTCCGTCCCCACGCGGGCACTATTCAGCACCACCAGCAAGAGGACCAGCATCTACTCGAAATCTTGCTGACTGGCAATGCCCATGAGTTTGCCCGTGTCCTCATTCAAGATGGTAATCGCCGGCGCATCTGCGGCCTGCCTCCCCTCTACACCCTGTTAAAAGCACTGCCAGGCCGTGTCGACGGCAAGCTTCTTTATTATGGCCATACTCAGGTAGATCAGCACAATTCTTTTGTAACCTTTGCCAGCGCAGCTCTTTATTCGCAAGAGCAATCTTGA
- a CDS encoding PilZ domain-containing protein, whose protein sequence is MLTGWLLIAGYMLFIIILLAKDEYYHRQEQKRRLDQRAEIQWPVTIIVSDEPLEGETINLSASGALIRCQKSLPYLSRMRLVIKPPGGRQLGIRAEVVRTLKSGGSQDASSRRMAVRFLEISEQDQRFLQLSIYDHMAHRS, encoded by the coding sequence ATGCTGACAGGATGGCTGCTCATAGCGGGCTACATGCTTTTTATCATTATTCTGCTGGCTAAAGACGAATATTACCATAGACAGGAACAGAAAAGGAGACTCGACCAGAGGGCAGAGATCCAGTGGCCCGTGACCATTATTGTTTCTGACGAGCCGCTGGAAGGGGAGACCATCAATCTGAGCGCCAGCGGAGCTTTGATTCGCTGCCAGAAATCACTGCCTTATCTCAGCAGAATGCGGCTGGTCATCAAACCTCCAGGGGGACGTCAGCTTGGCATAAGGGCAGAAGTGGTCAGAACATTGAAAAGCGGCGGCTCGCAAGATGCCTCATCGAGAAGAATGGCTGTCCGCTTCCTGGAGATTTCAGAGCAGGATCAGCGCTTTCTTCAGTTGAGCATCTATGACCACATGGCACATAGGAGCTAG